A segment of the Desulfitobacterium dehalogenans ATCC 51507 genome:
GCTCTTTCAGACTCTCAACAGATCCCTTGCCATGGAGGATGAAGCAGGATGCTGGGATGCTTTATTTTTATGTCCGGTTTCACCGAGAGTTATATTTTTAGGTAAATTTATTTACAATTTGCTTTTAGTCATGATAGTGGAGCTCATTACCTTCCCTTTTATTATTCTGTTTTTCAATCTCCCCATAGCTATGATCCAGATCCTGGTTCCTGCACTTTTGGCATCAGTGGGCTTTGTAGCAGTTGGTTTATTGGTCTCCTTATTTTCACTTAAAAGTCAAGGACGGGAGTTATTAGCCAATGTTGTCTCACTCCCCTTATTCCTACCGGCCCTGTTCATAGGTCTCAGTATGACGGTCGATATAGCCAAGGGAGCGGGCCTGCCCGACGTTTGGAGGCAAGTTCTTTTTCTTTTCCTATATGATGTCTTCTTTTTGGTTGCTTCCTACATAGGCTTCGATGAAAACTATATGGAGTAGACTTATCGGGAGGTCGTGGCATCAATATAAGAAGGCCATAGGGCGTGTAAAACATGGTGAACAAGAGTGGTTTCTCGTTCACCATTTTCTTATCCCTGTAGATCAATAAAAGCAGTAGGTGATTGCAGTATTCTTAGCCAAATAAGTTTGTTTAAAATGTAACTTTTCTGGGTTGATCAGCACTAATAGGGTAGAGGAGGGAAGATAGAGTGAAAACAATAGAAGACATCTATAAAACCTACGAAAAGCCTATCTTCCACTATTTCTATGGCTTAACGGGAAATACCCATCTTGCTGAGGAATTGACTCAGGAAACCTTTTTCCAAGTCTTGAGGACCTTTTCCAGATTTCGAGGGGAAGCCCAAGTGACCACTTGGCTGTACAAGGTAGCGCGCAATGTGTACAGCATGTGGAAAAGAAAGCAGAAGGTGAGCTACCCGCTGCCCGAGTCAGAGATGTTAAAGGGCCCGGTCTCTCATGAACCGGACATGGTCCTGGAACTCAAAGAAAAGCTGATTCTGACCTGGAGTGTACTTCAGGAACTCCCTGAAAACTATCGTGAAGTATTCTGGCTGCGGGAATGGCATGAGTTGGCTTACGAACAGATTGCAGTGATTATGGGGAAGTCTGTGCCTTGGGTAAAAGTTACTTTGCATCGGGCAAGGCTGCAGTTCCGTAAAACCTATGCAGAAAAGGAGGGAAAGGAATGAGGCTCCCTTGTGAATTGGTTCAGGATATTCTCCCTTTGTATGTGGAGGAGGATGTCAATCCCAAGACGAGGGACTTGGTGGAAAAGCATTTAGAAGAATGCGGCTCTTGCCAGGACTTTCTAAGGGAATTAAAAAATGAAGAGCCTGTATTAGATAATATTCCGGAAAACCTGCCGGAACCGGATACCTTTAAAAAATGGCTTAAACGCCTTAGGATAGGAGCTGTCGTGGGGCTGATCGCCTTGATATTAGCGGCTGTTGGAATCGGTGTGGTTGGGTATAAAGCTGGGACTGTGGCAGAAAAGGAAACAATCAGCACCAGGGATGTGGTTAAGGTATTGAAAAAGGCAGGACTTAGCTTGAAAGCCAGCCAATCTCCAGTCGTAGACCCAAGTGAATGTATATTGGGTGATGTGCAGCCAAAAGTTTATGGCTTAGATGAGGAAGGCCTTGGCCAGTTATATATTTATGAGTTTGATTCGACTTTGGGAAGGAGAAACGTACTCGAAGGTATTAAAAATATGGAAGATGATCCATTCGCAAGATCACAAATTCCGAGTGTTGCTTATGCAGCAAAGAATATGGTCATAATTGTGGTCTTAAATATCTCTGAAGAAAATTGGCAAAGTGATTATGGTAAGATTGCCCCAATTACTCAGACCTTGGGTAAAACTATCTTTCACGATTTGAACCAAGGGGAAAAATGGGTTCTTTACGGTGATGGAAAGCATTGGGAAGCCAAGCTTGTGGTATCTGCTTATGAAGAGTGGTGGACAGGTGAAGATGGCTATAAGAAGTTTAAATTTTATATGACCAAAACTCCTTTGGTAAAATACAAAGGTAATCCGGAGGAGATAAAAGATATCAATTACAGCTTTGAATATCTTACTGGAAAATCAACCATGGCCGGGGAAGAGTATCATCAAGGCAACTTCGATGAAGAACAAACGGGTTTCTATAATGGCTCACCCTTGTACTGG
Coding sequences within it:
- a CDS encoding heme exporter protein CcmB, which encodes MIRQALALAYKDFQIEAGKKKLFTSLVFLSFTLIFLSSLVSAKIPSSKPEMAALTLWLILVYLLFQTLNRSLAMEDEAGCWDALFLCPVSPRVIFLGKFIYNLLLVMIVELITFPFIILFFNLPIAMIQILVPALLASVGFVAVGLLVSLFSLKSQGRELLANVVSLPLFLPALFIGLSMTVDIAKGAGLPDVWRQVLFLFLYDVFFLVASYIGFDENYME
- a CDS encoding RNA polymerase sigma factor — encoded protein: MKTIEDIYKTYEKPIFHYFYGLTGNTHLAEELTQETFFQVLRTFSRFRGEAQVTTWLYKVARNVYSMWKRKQKVSYPLPESEMLKGPVSHEPDMVLELKEKLILTWSVLQELPENYREVFWLREWHELAYEQIAVIMGKSVPWVKVTLHRARLQFRKTYAEKEGKE
- a CDS encoding DUF2275 domain-containing protein — protein: MRLPCELVQDILPLYVEEDVNPKTRDLVEKHLEECGSCQDFLRELKNEEPVLDNIPENLPEPDTFKKWLKRLRIGAVVGLIALILAAVGIGVVGYKAGTVAEKETISTRDVVKVLKKAGLSLKASQSPVVDPSECILGDVQPKVYGLDEEGLGQLYIYEFDSTLGRRNVLEGIKNMEDDPFARSQIPSVAYAAKNMVIIVVLNISEENWQSDYGKIAPITQTLGKTIFHDLNQGEKWVLYGDGKHWEAKLVVSAYEEWWTGEDGYKKFKFYMTKTPLVKYKGNPEEIKDINYSFEYLTGKSTMAGEEYHQGNFDEEQTGFYNGSPLYWGIYGGTTHTIDKNETGKFSVQWSGEEESFELTLQEP